A single window of Vallitalea okinawensis DNA harbors:
- the rsmI gene encoding 16S rRNA (cytidine(1402)-2'-O)-methyltransferase has product MAYGSLFLVATPIGNLDDMTIRGINTLKEVDLIACEDTRHTRKLLNHFDIHTSTTSYHEHNKHVKGNQLIKDLKDGKNLALVTDAGTPGISDPGEELVKACLDESITVTSLPGAVAAITSLIISGQPTRYFCFEGFLPTDKKKMKERLSLLENETRTIILYEAPHRLKQTLTNLYKTLGNRQISITKELTKRHEKVIPTTLENSLIYFEENEPRGEFVLIIQGKDLRKIEEEQIESWMTYDLNQHMGIYLDQGLSKKDAMKKVAKDRGISKREVYAQLEKEKEKI; this is encoded by the coding sequence ATGGCATACGGAAGTTTATTTCTTGTAGCAACGCCTATTGGCAACTTAGATGATATGACTATTCGTGGTATTAATACATTAAAAGAAGTGGATCTTATTGCATGTGAAGATACACGACATACAAGAAAGCTATTGAATCATTTTGATATACACACATCAACAACAAGTTATCATGAACATAATAAACATGTTAAAGGCAACCAATTGATCAAAGATTTAAAAGATGGAAAAAATTTAGCCTTAGTTACCGATGCAGGTACGCCAGGAATATCCGACCCTGGTGAGGAATTGGTAAAAGCTTGTTTAGATGAAAGTATAACAGTAACATCTTTACCTGGGGCAGTGGCAGCAATTACATCTCTTATCATTTCTGGACAACCTACACGTTATTTTTGTTTTGAAGGTTTCCTGCCTACAGATAAGAAGAAAATGAAAGAAAGATTATCTTTATTAGAAAATGAGACAAGGACTATCATCCTGTATGAAGCACCTCACCGATTAAAACAAACATTGACAAATCTCTACAAAACTCTAGGAAATCGACAAATTTCGATAACTAAGGAGTTAACTAAGAGGCATGAGAAGGTCATTCCAACAACACTCGAAAATAGTTTAATTTATTTTGAAGAGAATGAACCTAGAGGAGAATTTGTTCTCATCATACAAGGCAAAGATTTAAGAAAAATTGAAGAAGAGCAAATAGAAAGCTGGATGACATATGATCTCAATCAACATATGGGTATTTATTTAGATCAAGGACTTAGTAAAAAGGATGCTATGAAAAAAGTTGCTAAGGATAGGGGCATATCCAAGCGTGAGGTATATGCACAGTTAGAAAAAGAGAAAGAAAAAATATAA
- a CDS encoding AbrB/MazE/SpoVT family DNA-binding domain-containing protein, producing MKSTGIVRKVDELGRVVLPIELRRNFDINVKDSLEIFVDDERIILKKYQPADIFTGEMDDLIEYKGKKVSKASIIDMARQAGLKIEE from the coding sequence ATGAAGTCTACAGGTATCGTAAGAAAGGTTGACGAATTAGGAAGAGTGGTTTTACCTATCGAATTACGTAGAAATTTCGATATTAATGTAAAAGATTCTTTAGAGATTTTCGTTGACGATGAAAGAATTATTTTAAAGAAATATCAACCAGCTGACATCTTTACAGGTGAAATGGATGACTTAATTGAGTACAAAGGTAAAAAAGTATCTAAAGCATCTATCATTGACATGGCTAGACAAGCTGGCTTAAAAATCGAAGAATAA
- a CDS encoding nucleoside recognition domain-containing protein, whose amino-acid sequence MLNYIWAGMIVLAIIVASYNGSLDDVTQAAIDSSKEAVSLCITLLGVISMWMGLMRIGEKAGLISSLTKKMRPILRFLFPDVPDHHPAQKYIATNMIANVLGLGWAATPPGLEAMKSLQELNKDKKVASKAMCTFLIVNISSVQILPVNILAYRSQYGSANPSEIIGPAIVATLASTLAGVIFAKVMEKVG is encoded by the coding sequence ATGCTTAATTATATATGGGCGGGAATGATTGTATTAGCCATCATTGTAGCCTCATACAACGGAAGCCTAGATGATGTTACACAAGCAGCTATCGACTCATCTAAAGAAGCTGTAAGCCTTTGCATAACATTATTAGGTGTTATCTCTATGTGGATGGGGCTTATGCGTATTGGTGAAAAAGCCGGATTAATCAGTAGTCTAACCAAAAAAATGAGACCGATTTTACGTTTTTTATTTCCTGATGTACCAGATCATCATCCAGCGCAAAAATATATTGCAACCAATATGATTGCAAATGTTTTAGGTTTAGGATGGGCAGCTACACCACCAGGTTTAGAAGCAATGAAAAGTTTACAAGAGCTCAACAAAGATAAAAAAGTGGCAAGTAAAGCCATGTGTACATTCCTTATTGTCAATATTTCATCAGTGCAAATACTTCCAGTTAATATTTTAGCCTATCGATCTCAATACGGCTCTGCTAATCCATCTGAAATTATTGGTCCAGCCATTGTAGCCACATTAGCTTCTACATTAGCAGGTGTTATCTTTGCTAAAGTTATGGAAAAGGTGGGATAG
- a CDS encoding spore maturation protein → MKLIMLISDLLIPLVFILIIVYGLTKRVKVFDAFVEGAADGFKIVLKIMPTLIGLMVAVGIFRASGALGLLTGALKPVSDLMNFPSELVPIALMRTVSASATLGLVLDIFRTFGPDSTIGRMCSIMMGCTETILYTMSIYFMTVNIRKTRYTLPGALIANLAGIIASAILTYKIFP, encoded by the coding sequence ATGAAGCTTATAATGTTAATATCAGACTTACTCATTCCCTTAGTTTTCATTTTAATCATCGTATACGGGTTAACAAAAAGGGTAAAGGTCTTCGATGCTTTTGTAGAAGGAGCAGCTGATGGATTCAAAATTGTTTTAAAAATAATGCCAACTCTTATTGGATTAATGGTAGCAGTAGGTATATTTCGAGCATCTGGTGCACTTGGTTTATTGACTGGAGCTCTCAAGCCAGTGAGTGACCTCATGAACTTTCCATCTGAGTTAGTACCTATTGCATTAATGCGAACAGTTTCAGCTTCGGCGACACTGGGCTTAGTTCTAGATATTTTTAGGACATTTGGACCAGATTCAACTATTGGTAGAATGTGCTCCATAATGATGGGGTGTACTGAAACAATTTTATATACCATGTCCATTTATTTTATGACAGTCAATATACGAAAAACCAGATACACACTACCAGGAGCTTTAATAGCTAATCTAGCGGGTATTATCGCTTCTGCCATATTAACCTATAAAATTTTCCCTTAA
- a CDS encoding diguanylate cyclase domain-containing protein, whose amino-acid sequence MTKSVANQQYITEMEKYSFVDPKKCYSFAKSVYEKYSDTEDKRICAYGLYYMAKSKRHLNEWEVAEVYILKALRLVEEVELRIHMYLEYTAILKDSSNYQLAYEYLYAAYDESFKIGSEKEIFLKIFNSFGVMYAEVGETKKALKSFLQCTEYVTETDVIHYTIIHLNICESYIKLGELELAKFYAEKSKQALSDKNISVVWSYYYNLVTQIYIKLEDYQQALIHINEGIKLTINDKTNDYIQFMNYKAEILKHLCKKKCAIEYYRYALKTAEEKGFDPAIETALKGLIEIYESFQNSEELIKYLKLFYDYQNTKEKQRQVTLRNSMKSVDEKFESHKKVMRLQRQNEMLHRMNKSVKHIHDLCKNILLKSEMDSVFSELHHNILSLTQADIFGICLLNDSKTRIIVNFFNLDKRSAIKGELPFDKEQNIISKVIKEKEHLYINDLKQYKGSFKVLDSNDGSVSKTTTMRSVIYIPLYDDMEVFGVITIQSSRENAYTQEDIELMEIIASFASVAIRNLTKSKQLNRLSTRDPLTNLYNRRALQDKVHNMTSERVAMLFIDIDYFKEYNDYYGHLKGDECIQTVANVLQEVLDQEDFIARYGGDEFIIVLKDATSRSLMKSANAVKEKMDQLKIGHKNSKITNHVTLSIGAANMQLTEESSIDDILHITDKALYEAKARGRNQIAFLFG is encoded by the coding sequence ATGACAAAGAGTGTAGCGAACCAACAATATATTACCGAGATGGAGAAATATAGTTTTGTTGACCCCAAAAAGTGTTATAGCTTCGCTAAATCTGTTTATGAGAAATATTCAGATACAGAGGATAAGAGAATTTGTGCCTATGGTCTTTATTATATGGCTAAGAGTAAAAGACATTTGAATGAGTGGGAAGTTGCAGAAGTTTACATATTAAAAGCTCTAAGGCTTGTTGAAGAAGTAGAACTAAGAATTCATATGTATCTAGAATATACAGCCATTCTTAAAGACTCTAGCAATTATCAATTAGCTTATGAATACTTATATGCGGCCTACGATGAATCATTTAAAATTGGCAGCGAAAAAGAGATATTCCTAAAAATATTTAATTCATTTGGTGTCATGTATGCTGAAGTCGGAGAAACAAAAAAAGCATTAAAGAGCTTTTTACAATGTACGGAATACGTGACAGAAACAGACGTTATACATTACACCATTATTCATCTAAATATTTGTGAAAGCTATATAAAATTAGGTGAGTTAGAACTAGCAAAATTTTATGCTGAAAAAAGTAAGCAAGCGTTAAGTGACAAAAATATATCCGTTGTATGGAGTTATTATTATAATCTTGTAACTCAGATTTACATTAAATTAGAAGATTATCAACAGGCATTAATCCATATAAATGAGGGGATTAAGCTAACGATAAATGATAAAACAAATGATTATATCCAATTTATGAACTACAAAGCTGAAATACTAAAACATCTATGTAAGAAAAAATGTGCCATTGAGTATTATCGATACGCTCTGAAAACGGCTGAAGAAAAAGGTTTTGATCCTGCTATAGAAACAGCCTTAAAAGGCTTAATAGAAATATATGAGTCATTCCAGAACAGTGAAGAACTTATTAAATACCTTAAGTTGTTTTATGATTACCAAAATACAAAAGAGAAACAACGACAGGTTACTCTTAGAAACAGTATGAAATCAGTTGATGAGAAGTTTGAATCCCATAAGAAGGTTATGCGATTGCAACGTCAAAATGAAATGTTACATCGTATGAATAAATCAGTTAAACATATCCATGACTTATGTAAAAATATCTTATTAAAAAGTGAAATGGATTCTGTATTTTCAGAGTTGCATCACAACATCTTATCCTTAACGCAAGCAGATATTTTTGGAATTTGTTTACTCAACGATAGTAAGACTCGCATTATCGTTAACTTCTTTAACTTGGACAAGCGTTCTGCAATTAAAGGTGAGTTACCTTTTGATAAAGAGCAAAATATCATTTCAAAGGTTATTAAAGAAAAAGAGCATCTCTACATTAATGACCTTAAGCAGTACAAAGGTAGCTTTAAAGTGTTAGACTCAAATGATGGTTCCGTAAGTAAAACGACAACCATGCGATCAGTAATTTACATTCCCCTCTATGATGATATGGAGGTATTTGGTGTCATTACAATTCAAAGCAGCCGTGAAAATGCTTATACTCAAGAAGATATTGAGTTGATGGAAATTATTGCGTCCTTTGCATCAGTAGCCATACGTAATCTAACAAAATCCAAACAGCTTAATCGCTTATCAACAAGAGATCCATTGACTAACTTATATAATAGAAGAGCTTTACAAGATAAGGTCCATAATATGACATCAGAACGTGTTGCCATGCTCTTTATCGATATTGACTATTTCAAAGAATACAATGATTATTATGGACACTTGAAAGGTGATGAATGTATTCAAACAGTGGCTAATGTGCTACAAGAAGTATTAGATCAAGAAGACTTTATTGCTAGATATGGTGGTGATGAATTCATTATTGTTCTAAAAGATGCAACCAGTAGATCTCTTATGAAATCAGCAAATGCAGTAAAAGAGAAGATGGATCAGCTGAAGATAGGACATAAGAATTCAAAAATTACTAATCATGTGACACTGAGCATCGGTGCCGCCAATATGCAGTTGACTGAGGAGAGCTCCATTGACGACATATTACATATAACCGATAAAGCTCTATACGAAGCAAAAGCTAGAGGCAGAAACCAAATAGCCTTCTTGTTTGGATAA
- a CDS encoding anaerobic ribonucleoside-triphosphate reductase activating protein, with protein MNIQGFIKTSLLDFPGNIASTVFTSGCNFNCPFCHNPSLILDEGSDEIIQTDVILAHLKKRQGLIDGVCITGGEATLQKNLLPFIREVKKLGMKVKLDTNGYSPSILQNLIEDNLVDYIAMDIKNSPSKYAKTCGLKALDYSKIKESIQLIKASGISHEFRTTIMKDLHDLEDLEAISEEINGCDRFCLQQYRYQEGQNCQFSAYEPETLISWQEHLTSLFKRVEVRGI; from the coding sequence GTGAACATACAAGGTTTTATTAAAACTTCTCTTCTGGATTTTCCAGGTAATATAGCTTCTACTGTTTTTACAAGTGGTTGTAACTTTAATTGTCCTTTTTGTCATAACCCTTCCCTTATCTTAGATGAAGGCTCTGATGAGATCATACAAACTGATGTTATTTTAGCCCATCTGAAAAAAAGACAAGGTCTTATTGATGGCGTCTGCATAACTGGCGGAGAAGCTACTTTACAAAAGAATTTACTTCCCTTTATTAGGGAAGTGAAAAAATTGGGTATGAAGGTGAAATTAGATACCAACGGCTATTCTCCTTCTATCTTACAAAACCTTATAGAAGATAATCTTGTAGATTACATTGCTATGGATATAAAGAATAGTCCCAGTAAGTATGCCAAGACTTGTGGACTTAAGGCTCTTGATTACAGCAAAATCAAAGAGTCCATTCAACTTATAAAAGCTAGCGGTATATCTCATGAATTTCGTACAACGATTATGAAAGATTTACATGATCTTGAAGATCTTGAAGCTATATCTGAGGAGATCAATGGTTGTGATCGCTTCTGTTTACAGCAATACCGTTATCAAGAAGGTCAAAATTGTCAGTTCTCGGCCTACGAACCTGAAACACTAATAAGTTGGCAGGAGCATCTGACCTCCCTCTTTAAAAGAGTTGAGGTCAGAGGTATATAA